AGACAAAGTACTATCTTATCTTACCAAACCAGGAGGAGCTCGGGTTTTAGGAGGTTCAATAGGGGGGAGTGAAATAATCCTGGTTTTAATCCTAAACTTCTGTTTGTGCTTTCACAGGAGGAGGCAAAGAACTTCATCACCCCGGAGAATCTGGACCAGCGCATCGAGGAAGCTCTGGACAATCCAAAGAATTACAACTTTGCCATTGACAAAGAAGGAAGAGTGATTAAACAGACGGTGCTGCAGTGAAGCAGCAGACGGACGGAGAAAGATGATgcctccctctcgctctctctctctcagtggaagggaattgggtttttttcccacatgtgAACTCTGACAAACATTTGGGCTGAGGCTGAAGCTGCACCTGTAAACTTAGGGCGTATTTCTGCGTACAGTATGGATTTTAAAGTACATGTACGAGTGTGGAGTCGGCTTAGATTTGGACATAAAGTTACCACATTTCTCTCCCTGGATGTTTTCGGCCAGGCTGCCTTTATTTGTCCACGATATGTAATGTACATACATTAAATTAATGTTAATTTGAGTTTCCTAtatatctttctttttaaacagaaTGGGATTAAATGATCAATGTTTAGCTTCCATTTCAAACTCAAAAAACTGATTACCTGCAAAACTGACAGTTGTACTTATATACAATAAGTCTCTCCTTCTCCATGTGCTTCACTGTTTGTGTTGAAGGACTAAAGGTGAATTGTTACTGACTGTAAAGGCGAGATACTATATTTTACTCACTGAAAAACTGTTTCCCCTTcaggtttcttcttctgtgaggGTTTAAATGCAGCGTGCATTCCTGATATCAAGTTACTGCCATCTCCTGGAATTAGAAAACCTCTTAAAGTtgcacagtgtgtaaaatccaggggaaatattgtttttcattatcgCAGAATGagtcttttatatttatttcagatgcTGGATCAGCTCTACAATACTAAACAACATTTAACTGAAGGATTCCATTTAACGTTaccaataaaaaataatgaaaattaaAGCTAGGGAGGTTTTCCTTGAGGGAATATCACATCACATTCTCTTGTCCTGCACTTTGAGCAGGTGCCCACTAGGTGTCGCCCTGTGCGTGAAGCAGCTTGTGTCGTGTTGTCATGTGTGAGACAAACTTGAGAGTTTTTAATCCTCAGGTCCGTGGACCCAGGTGTGCAGCTTGAAGGGatgagatgaagaggaggaactCAGGCGAGTGACCTGCAGCGGCTTTAGTGAGggagaggtcaggggtcagaggtcaacacaGCAGCTCAACACAGATTTCACGTGGGCATTTTACTTCATAGACAGCGCATGACtgaaaaatgaccaaaaaaaaccatCCGATTCTCCCCGTTTGAACAAGACTTTACATCCCATTACAGTCATAACAtgattttacatattatttttaatgtaatatgTTGGTAAAACTAAAGAGAAACATGTTGTGGTTTTTACATAGAAACGACCGCTGATTTTTCCCAGAAAAGTCCTGGAATTGAACGTAATACGAGCAATTTTTTAACGTTCAAATTcaccaaaaataaaaccacagaaCTTAGTTTggttttatgaaaataatttctaAATGAATCACCACAGTGCTAATTTAGACAGATGTATCCATCATTTCTGAAAACAGGAGTCTCTGGTTTCtatattatattgtaaaatgctccacattttaatgaatttCAAGTGGAATTTATAAATTGGAAAAATAACAATCAatagattatttattattagagtAAATCTGGTTTTATGGCtcaataaattaagaaaatcacGAGTTTTCAGATGTTATTGCAggatgaaatgtatttattccagTATATTGccttgttatcattattatcattgtaaATACTCACTCAGTATCTGCTTCTGGACTCTGGACACGTGAGTGGACGTGTTGTAAATTTAACCTGATTGTTAACTGAGGTTAATGGGATTATTCGACCGTGGCAGTGAAGACTGAGATTAGCAGTGGATTAGGATCAACTCTGCGTTCAAGCGCTTCTCACACGGGTTCTCACACGGGTCAGTGTCACGATCTCCACTGATTTCAAAGTACAgtgtatttatctgtttatctgatattcattcattcattttgctcCAGCAGGGGAAATAAcaattcaaaacaacaaaagcacttacaCACATAACACATAGAGGGAAGTATTGTCTTTCCAACGGCACGTGAAGGCAGCATCGCACACGTCAATAAGTGTCTTACGTACAGAAGCTTTATTGTTCCTCTCCTTTTTATTTGGTGCAGCAGGTTGTGATTACATCAGCAGACAAATATTCTTTCAACATCTAGGCTTTATTAAAACTCTATTAAAATACGCAGACGCTACAACTACACGTGACTTTAAAACGAAGGAGTTTTCTTTTTCGAGCACCTTGATACCgataataaatacattcataaaaTAATGTTGCCGTGGAGACGATATTCAGACGCTTTCACAGACATTTAGCCTTAAATGCAAATCACTGGGTGATGTAAAACTTCCACAGAGCCGCATCTGTTCCTGTTCACCATGTCCTCAGCTTTTTAAACGCACTATGACTTTTGGTTATAacgaaaaacagaaaaatattcaaaaataaaagcctaATTTATCACTGAAATGTGCATGTGTCGCACACAGACTGTAGAACTGACCGTAGCACTTGAATATTCAAGTATAAAAAAAGTGAGacgtaaaaaaacacattcactaGAGGAAAATCCTGTTGGCTTTTCTTCCATTTTGGTTCCTATAAAGACTACTTTTTTGAAGCTTGTCAGGTgcgattttatttttttcaacaccccattttttcctcatattgtggttatacatgtatatatatacagtatatactgtatatatacagtatatacattaagAAATCTGGTTATTGAGCTGTCCAGGATATTTATCAAacctcctctctgcctcctcgCTCAACGCATCACCTGCAGggatttagaagaaaaaaattaaatcaataaaatcatatcataatatttttcatccatccatctatcatccATCTATTTATCTGcctacctaccttcctacctaccttcctaccTGCCTACCTACCttacctatctacctacctacctaccgatCTACCTACCTAGCTCCCTTCCCTGCCCACCTTAACTTACCTACCTAACCTGCCTCacttacttacctacctacctacctaactaCCTACcgatctacctacctacctacctacctaccttaccATAGTCCTTCCCTTCTCTTCCCTACCTACCTAGCTCCCTAACCTACCCACCttaacctacctacctaaccTGCCTTacttacttacctacctacctacctacctaccgatCTACCTACCTTACCTTAGTCCTTCCCttccctacctacctacctagctCCCTAACCTACCCACCTAACCTGCCTTacttacttacctacctaccttacctatctacctacctaccgatCTACCGACCTTACATTAGTCCTTCCCTTCCCTACCTACCTAGCTCCCTAACCTATCCACCttaacctacctacctaaccTGCCTTACTTACCTACCCATCTCCCTTCTACCTACCCCATCCAAACCTACCtaccctacctacctacttaccttACCTACTGACTTAAACAaccttacctacctacctaatcTCTTCCGTTTTTATAAACTTAATttctttctatattgtacatgaATTGatgagtttattatttattacctttaccttgactgtctttgctgctgtgacacggTCAATGTCCCCATTGTGAGACAAATAAAGCACGTTtcttcttatcttatcttgtatgtggtgtgtgtgtgtgtgtatacgcaTTTGTGTAGGAATTTGTAAATAAGCTATAAATAGGAAGTCAACCATTGGTTATTAGTTATTAGTAAGCTACTGCGCCGTCAAACTCATTCACTgagtcactcattcattcattttgactgCTTACCAACGTGGCAGTTATGGAGCCAAATGCGATGGCCGTCGTATTTGCAGTTGCACTTCATGGCGTTGTTGGTGAAGTCGCTCTCGGCCACTTCCTGATTGGGATTAATCACGACCTGATCGGGTGGgaaacgtaaaaaaaacaaactcagagCTTAATAACACAGATTTGTGTCTTTCTCACGTGAACACAGCCGTGAAGGAGTGAAATCGCACCTGCAACATGtagtttccaggtttgacgtcCGTGATGTCGATCCACTGGCAGTCGATGTCGTGTCGGTACAAATCCCAGCAGCCCACGGTGATGCCCTGGTCGCCAAAGTTGGCGCACGCGTACCTCTTTGAAATACCTGAGCGTCGGACCGACGGAAAGATTCAGCCGTGTCATGTTgggagtgaacacatgaaacatgaacTGAGCTTTGTAGACGGCCATGAAAAGGATCTCTATTCATATGTTTGttccaaataaatacacagatgACTTTTGGACAAACAAAACtgaacatttgtgccaaatttgaaaggattttCTTGCAGTCTTCCTAAGACAACACAATCAAAGGGTGAAAAAAGGGTTTCTAGggtttattttgacatttaacCACTAAAAGTTAATCAGGTCATTCTTGAATCCAAATTTTTCTTGCACCCTACCTCGCAAGGTTGACAATCCTGACTGCAGATATGAatccagatcaccaccaaaatatAATCATTTCCTCTTAGGACCATGACCTCCATCCCCAGAAAAGTTCACCCAAAtttgtcctttactttttgagttacgctgcaaaaaaaaaccctcacctCCCTCTGCTTTTAAGGCTCTGGAGACTCACCCTCGTGACAGTCTGTGTCCTCTAGACAGAAACTGGCCTTGTGTCCCTCGGCCACCTTGGTACCGTTGGAGTTCAGCAGATCATAGTGGGTGAAAATGTTCATGCTGTGGTAGTGGCTGTAGAGAAAGACACGCAGAGAAAACGTCaggtagagacaaacaacaacagagagaaacGAGGGTTGACGAGATACTGAATGTTTGATGGGGACTTGACGTCTGCTTTGAGAGGAGTTGAAGTGCGTGTAAAGCAAATGCtgagtttctcctcttcacacattatatacgTTAGAAGAAAGTgtctgagaacatgtgaaaatgtCGCTTCTCTACACGTGAAGAAGAAGTGGTTTGACACCAGAACAGCGACGTTcagctgctttggtccccactaaagtgtgtgtggttgtatttttttatttcttttctggCATATAAACACTGAGCTTGTCAGGAcaaatcctggtcctaatgaggcagaacctcatttctgaggaagtgttTGATTTGAAACCTAATTCTTAAACACTTAGCAAcgtttttaattattcaaatttgGCAGTGTAACCACTTAATTTAAGAAGCTATATCTTTCAGAGACAATGTTAAAATGAAGACATTACGCGTGGCAGGCGTGCCAGATCCACGAGTGCCGCCCAGCCTTTGGTTTGAAGTCAGCGCGGCCGATGTTGTGGATCTGGGAGGAGAACCGGAGCAGGCGCCGGTGTCCGTACGGCCAGTTGGCCTTGACGGCAGACGTTGACAGGCAGTCCTCCTCGGCGGCGCAGTAGAGCATGTGCAGAGGGCGGTCCTCGATGTAAACAGTCTGCTCGACCAGAGAGGCGTTCAGGACCAGGTCAGAGGCGGCTGGATAAACAAGAGACGACGGAATCAACTCAGGTTCAACAATTCTGAAGATGCTGTTTGACTGGTCTGACACTGTCAATCACCAGTAGACTGACTCATTGTCATCTACGGTGGCTGTAGATTCCAGGCCAGGctgtaaacattttaaaagtgtcgTTTGCTTACAGGTTTCATTTCACCTTGAGTCTATGCTTATAACTGTGATGCATTAGTGCTACAGTTCACTGTGTCAAATCCTGCCCACTCGACCCCATGTGCATAAAGCAGCATTGGTTGCCAGTTCACCAGCTCGATTTCCTACAAATTCAGTGTACACATGACaaattgtattatatttaaCTACTTTTCTAATGAAAATGATCACCGTCACAACCTTTtatctgcaaaaacaaattgctTAAGTACAAGGTCAGTCAAAAAAACGGTGTTGATATGAATcgatttgcattttaaagtggtcAAACAACAATCCCTGCCTTCCGTAATGGGTTTATGGTATAAACCTGCGTGTCACGTAGACTACGCCACAGATATTTTAGTTGACAAGTAGTTgacgtgtacctaataaagtggcaagtAAGTGCAGAGCTATTTAAAGCGGAACTATGCAACTAATTCAACAGCGTCAGAGTCACTgtgatgtttaaatgtcttgtttaaagCTGTCTCcgctgccccctactgtctgttagcggaaaaACCAGCctgtcactgacagcagctttaaaacatTTCCAGGCATTCATTATTCTGCTAAGAGAATTGGGTCTATTCTGGAATGCATTTATCTTGTGAAAATGTGGTTGAATAagataaaagtgttttttttgactcACTCTCAGAGCAGATGACTCCCGCTGCAAACTTTGCTGCAGCTTTCTGGCAGCTGACAGTTTTGTGATGCTGACACTGACTCAGAGCCATTTCTGTCCCTGTGCACTTGAGGCCGCTCATCACCATCTCCGTCACGTTGCTGCTGTCCCAGTACCACGTTTCCTTACATTGATTGGGAGAAAAACAGCGAATGAACGGATCAGAAAATAATCCCAGTTCACAGACGGAGCCGCGGAGAAGTCGGTGCCATGTTGCTGCTCTGAAAAGCAGATGTTCATGAGTCAGCGTTTGGCTGCTTGGCGGCGAGTTTACGATCACTGCAGAATAACAGATACTGAGTCATTCCGCAATGACATTAGTCAATTACGTGCCTTTCCAGGTCAAGCCACAATAAACGTAATGACAAGACTAATTAAACAGCAAAATCGGACTCCGTTTCATCttcacatgcatgtgtttaaCATCAAACTAGTTCCAAAactctttcttctttgtgtccTTAGGCTCATCaggttttactttaaaaaataatcattaccAACATCAAACATGTCCACAACTCAGTCATTTTTCAGTCCTGTCAATGATTTACaatacttaataataaaaaaacgcCTGTAAGTTCTGAGGGTTTAAGAAAATGTGCCTCATTAATGTTGATCCTTTCTTAGCTGTTAAAAACTGAGGTTAAAAGAAAGAACGTCATCCCACTTTTCTCCTGTGAAACGGTTTCAAAACATCAGCCAAGAGCTGACATTAAAATATGAGCGCAACATTTATTACATGGGCTTTGTTGTtgtggtaaaaataaaaataataataaaaaaaaccagactTAGATTAgacttaaaaacttaaatttttgtttgatttctttatttcatagTAAATCTCAAGGAATCATACTGTAACACCTTACTTTTGTTTAGAGttatcagtttttatttatctttataaaaacatacatacgtAAATGTCTGCGTATATGTAAATTAATTTtccttgtttgtatttttacccTTACTTAAAGTCCCCTTTTTTGAGGGACCtatgtatatacataatatgtatatataatgtcgCGGAATCAGTGACATCTTTTAAATCACTTGTTCAATCCCATTTTTATAGACTGGCATTCTTGTAACCTCGtcgttttatttaatttatttatgaatgaatttCTACATTCATTTACCTGCCCTCATCATGACCCTTTATATcgacagttattattatttcagacTCGTAAACCTCGTAAATTTATTTGAATCTTTTATTGCATTtacattactttatttattcatcttctcTGTGAGAGAAATTTGTAGGTATTAATTAAgtatttaaaacaagattcctATCAAATTTGTATGAAATTGTATTCATTTAGATGAATTACTCAAAGGTTCCCATTTTAATTCATCTTGACAATCTATGACATTATGTGAAACAAATCTCTGTGATTAAACTCTCTGCGTCTACTTACAGTGATGGCATGCATGGAGTAGCCGAGCCCTAGCTGCCTGCAAGCCACCATGGCTTCCCTTGTGGTCCAGCCTGTGCTGCACACTGTGCCCCACTTGGACCCAACCTGAACCTCCACGCGGCCTTCATAATTGCTGCGGCCGCCCACTATCCGGATCTGCAGAGACGTCCTGCTGGGAGTCAGTGAGGGGGAGGGcacacttcctgtcctgtctctgAACTGTCTCGGCTACAAAAACCTGACCGCGTTCACATTCACAGTCTCGTCCGGAGCAGCGGAGGAGGAGTCGTTAAAGCAGCATGTTTGGTTAAAGTTTAACGCGCGAGGAAAATGTTAATGTGGCTTCCAGTGAGATGAGGTCACCACTCACTCGGCTCTTGCGGTGGTTTGATTAGAAACTTCATGTGTGGCTGCTCTGCCCACACGGAGCAGGCTCTTCCATGAAGGAAAAGAAGCATCTACACCATATGGAGAAATTATAACATACTGTCACACCCTGGTGCATGAATCATTCTCCAAGTATATTCCAGACAATTTAGGTTTATAGCTGAGTTTAAAGGGATCCATTagatgtttttgaagtgtggttgcagGAGGCATTGACATCATTATGGAcgggaggaaaaaacacattatttgagccacttaacaaaaggtttTCCTATTAAAATCTACACCTAGTGTGATagcttaagaatatgtttggcACTTTATTTCAGCCTTTTTCCAGAGAACTGTGTGAACCACAAactttcccacaccaaagtccatagagaaaatcagcaattttatctcacaaggacacaggagccgcttgtctactgctgccttgtttggtaacgatttgaaacacagaagtcacaagaTGACGGATTTTAACTTACTGATGCAGGCGCCATAGGATACAAGACTTCTGCTTGCTGTGAaataaaatcgttgattttctctatggacttggCGAGATAGCGGttaaaagtaactttttaaGAACAAGCggcaaacatatttttaagttGCCGTAGACTTGtaaattttaatttgtttaagtggcttaaatctgttttccattctgtccctgctggcaacCATTTTATTAGCCAGAGTGAGTGTCTTTTCAGCAGCATAATCTGCTAAATTAATGTTGATAATGTATCAACACATCACATAACCACTTCAAAAGCCCTGAACCCTAGCTATATGAATTCAAAATGGATATagtttaacacacacagagttgacAGTATATTATATTTGCATATGTAAAGTAGTCCCAAAGACAACCGACTGGTCAGAGTTGCCCCTGTGGTGTTAATGACCTACTTGCAGGGCCTGGTTAGCGTAGCCTAGGCCCAGTTGCCTGCAGGCCACCATAGCCTCCTTCATGCTCCAGCTCTCCCCGCAGATCAGACCCCAGCCCTTTGTCCCGTTAGAGTCCAAACCCAGGACCTCCACGCGTCCCTCGTAACGGGTCCGTCCACCTGTGAGTCGGATCTGTGTGGAGCCGAGGAGTTAGAGAGCagagcgcacagacacacaagagccgggctggattttttttaaaacaaatacaacctCACAGgtggtattttgtttttcatagccttcactctgtgtgtgtttacaggaaaCATAGACAAGTATAATCTGGTATAACATGAACTGTTAAACCAGAAAAACTCAGTGTTAAAGAGCAAACACTGCTGTCAggaaaaaaaggtattttcttgagtgtaaataaaaatggacgtaggcttgattttccaaaacaaactaTTACTGTGAAGCCTCAAATTTTGCAATTTGACCAGATTTTTATCTATCAGGCACCTATTGGACCAACTTTATCgtttatttttctctaaatgggaacatagcTTACAAAATTGACTTAAATTAGCTGTTTACAGACGTTACCAGACTCGTTTTTCCACAGTCTTCCAGTCAAACCAACCAGTTgtgtcgcccccttgtggctatataatatactgtttttttctggGTTGGCCTCatctagaaaattgaaaataccATGTCCGTTTTTAAATACAGTCTACggacaattaaaacaataacaattagTCAATTTTAGACAAACTTTTTTCCTGATAGCAGTGGAGAATTTAGTTTAGAGTAAAAAATATGAGATTTCTGCGATTAGCAGCTGTGAATCTCATATGTTAGGACAAAAGGAGGAGATGGTTCAGATCAGCGAGGAACTCAATTAAAAGACAAATCaacacagtaaaacaacacagaacatCTTAAACTATCCTAACATTTTTCCTAACAATttaaagaagaaggaggaaggaggTTCAGCCCTGACCGAGTTCTCCAGGCCCATGTAGGGTATGTTGCATCGCACGGCGGCGTCCTCCGTGTGTATACAGCCCTCGGACGTGATGTTTTTGAAGGGGCAGTTCCAGATGGACTTCTCCTGACCGATGCACTTCACCTCGTTCATGTAGATCGGACCCATTCCTGGACAAAAGACAGACAACGGGAGCCCGGAGGTTAGACAAAGCCTTTCCACAGCACACACCCTGTAGCCGCTTAGTCCACTTATCCCTTGGGCCCGGCCCTGTGAGGTACAGTATATTTGAAAAGATTAAATTTTACGACTGCTCCTGTGTCTTTTTCCTTGGATTCCCATGCATCAAGTTTCTCATCTTGTCATTTAAACAACGGCAACTAATCACAGGCCACAATTACAATCAGATTCTGTTTACAGTGATTCCAATTATACctcatgtaaaagtaaaaatcagCTAACTTACATGTTCTCCTTCAgcgaaaacaaaacaaaaggatacTTTGCACAGGTGAAATCCTCCACACTGTCCATCGAGCATTGACAAATTTATTAGTGCAGCCTTTAGTGCTCAGAACATAAGCAAGAAGGCATCTAAAGCAGGAAATTCTTCATTTCACTAAGCAAAAATATCTGTTTCCATGAAGAGTGTAAATTAATGCTGCATATACTTAGAAAATGGAACATTTCTATAGCTAAATGTTAAGTTTAAGTATACATGTTACTGTTCCTTCACTCTGTAAACGAGCACCATGAGGTGACTGTATTATGAAATTGTGTTATGAAAGGAATTCCTTCAGCTGCCTTGGTTTCTGACTGCACCCACGTTCAGGAAAGTTTTGTGGGCTTACTCGGTCAGGTGGTGGTTTGACATCCATGTGAGCACAGAGCAGGTACGCTGGCTGTCTCAAAGAGAACCTGTGACCGGTCTCTGCAGCCAACTTCCCCTGTGGAGGAAATcatgaagaacacacacacacaaacagctgcccCTCAAAAGACTGCTTGTTTCTACGTAGGAGGAATCTCAGGACAGTTTATCCACACATGACACGTACCTCCATTTTCTGGAAAGGAGTTACTaatgaggaacacacacaagcacacacaaaattgttttgacataatgcattccctggcTCTTAACCCTGAagaagccctttaaagatgggGGGGACCatac
This genomic interval from Solea solea chromosome 18, fSolSol10.1, whole genome shotgun sequence contains the following:
- the loxl3b gene encoding lysyl oxidase homolog 3B isoform X4; translated protein: MEKSRRGHRLAFSLLFGLWLPCCLTQTTPSNAAATTPTPAPSPQAQTERLKVRLAGYPRKHNEGRIELFYKGEWGTICDDDFSIFNANVLCRQLGFVTATGWTHSAKYGKGQGKIWLDNVQCGGGEKSIEACKSRGWGNSDCTHDEDAGVVCKDERIPGFSDSNVIDAQMVENRVEEVRLRAVVGGAKKKLPVTEGVLEVKYKDGWAQICDLGWTPKNNHVVCGMLGFPNERKVNKNFYKLYLERQKSHFRIHSVACTGTEVHLAACPLEFYKPNATSLCEGGQAVVVSCMPGPLFMPNTGLKKKIKISTNVRLKGGAKVGEGRVEVLKNNEWGSVCDDRWNLQSASVVCRELGFGSAKEALTGSRMGQGMGPIYMNEVKCIGQEKSIWNCPFKNITSEGCIHTEDAAVRCNIPYMGLENSIRLTGGRTRYEGRVEVLGLDSNGTKGWGLICGESWSMKEAMVACRQLGLGYANQALQETWYWDSSNVTEMVMSGLKCTGTEMALSQCQHHKTVSCQKAAAKFAAGVICSETASDLVLNASLVEQTVYIEDRPLHMLYCAAEEDCLSTSAVKANWPYGHRRLLRFSSQIHNIGRADFKPKAGRHSWIWHACHAHYHSMNIFTHYDLLNSNGTKVAEGHKASFCLEDTDCHEGISKRYACANFGDQGITVGCWDLYRHDIDCQWIDITDVKPGNYMLQVVINPNQEVAESDFTNNAMKCNCKYDGHRIWLHNCHVGDALSEEAERRFDKYPGQLNNQIS
- the loxl3b gene encoding lysyl oxidase homolog 3B isoform X3 produces the protein MEKSRRGHRLAFSLLFGLWLPCCLTQTTPSNAAATTPTPAPSPQAQTERLKVRLAGYPRKHNEGRIELFYKGEWGTICDDDFSIFNANVLCRQLGFVTATGWTHSAKYGKGQGKIWLDNVQCGGGEKSIEACKSRGWGNSDCTHDEDAGVVCKDERIPGFSDSNVIDAQMVENRVEEVRLRAVVGGAKKKLPVTEGVLEVKYKDGWAQICDLGWTPKNNHVVCGMLGFPNERKVNKNFYKQTPKAKANPKSKQSSPGKRLYLERQKSHFRIHSVACTGTEVHLAACPLEFYKPNATSLCEGGQAVVVSCMPGPLFMPNTGLKKKIKISTNVRLKGGAKVGEGRVEVLKNNEWGSVCDDRWNLQSASVVCRELGFGSAKEALTGSRMGQGMGPIYMNEVKCIGQEKSIWNCPFKNITSEGCIHTEDAAVRCNIPYMGLENSIRLTGGRTRYEGRVEVLGLDSNGTKGWGLICGESWSMKEAMVACRQLGLGYANQALQETWYWDSSNVTEMVMSGLKCTGTEMALSQCQHHKTVSCQKAAAKFAAGVICSETASDLVLNASLVEQTVYIEDRPLHMLYCAAEEDCLSTSAVKANWPYGHRRLLRFSSQIHNIGRADFKPKAGRHSWIWHACHAHYHSMNIFTHYDLLNSNGTKVAEGHKASFCLEDTDCHEGISKRYACANFGDQGITVGCWDLYRHDIDCQWIDITDVKPGNYMLQVVINPNQEVAESDFTNNAMKCNCKYDGHRIWLHNCHVGDALSEEAERRFDKYPGQLNNQIS